A single genomic interval of Tursiops truncatus isolate mTurTru1 chromosome 1, mTurTru1.mat.Y, whole genome shotgun sequence harbors:
- the LOC101330085 gene encoding SLAM family member 7 isoform X2, which translates to MLSSTACFTFIFLLCQLTGPAACGVLKKLVGALGGSVNFPLNLSADPIDSIIWVFNTTTLVTIQPKLADKKALIIVTQHRNKERVNFPHEGYSLKLSKLKKNDSGVYRVEIHSSTLQDPLTQEYELRVYEHLSKPKVIIGLQNNKNGTCITNLTCSMEQGGEDVTYSWKSLGQVTNESHSGSTLPISWRQEKSDMTFICMARNPISSNSSNPIFAWKLCEGAAGGLATTVILKLLLSLTLLCFIAPVLIILIIRRERRKESIEEKKGLNLHPETLNYSPTFGEASEYDTISYLNSIVPEENAVNTLYSTVQILPKVEKSHSLPTLPDTPRKFTHENVN; encoded by the exons ATGCTTTCTTCCACAGCATGCTTCACCTTCATCTTTCTCCTCTGCCAGCTCACAG GGCCAGCAGCCTGTGGAGTACTGAAAAAGCTAGTTGGTGCCCTTGGTGGGTCTGTGAATTTCCCACTGAATCTCTCAGCAGATCCAATTGACAGCATTATCTGGGTCTTCAACACAACCACTCTTGTCACCATACAGCCAAAGTTGGCAGACAAAAAAGCCCTTATCATAGTGACCCAACATCGTAACAAGGAAAGGGTGAATTTCCCACATGAAGGCTACTCCCTGAAGCTCAGCAAACTGAAGAAGAATGACTCAGGTGTCTACCGTGTGGAGATACACAGCTCAACCCTCCAGGATCCCCTAACCCAGGAGTATGAGCTGCGTGTCTATG AGCACCTGTCAAAGCCCAAAGTCATCATAGGTCTGCAGAACAATAAGAATGGCACATGTATAACCAATCTGACATGTTCCATGGAACAGGGAGGAGAGGATGTAACTTACAGCTGGAAGTCCCTGGGACAGGTGACCAATGAGTCCCATAGTGGCtccaccctccccatatcctggAGGCAGGAGAAAAGTGATATGACCTTCATCTGCATGGCCAGAAACCCCATCAGCAGCAACTCCTCAAACCCCATCTTTGCCTGGAAGCTCTGTGAAG GTGCTGCTGGTGGCCTGGCTACCACTGTGATCCTCAAACTTCTGTTGTCACTCACCCTGCTCTGTTTCATTGCACCGGTGCTAATTATTTTGATCATacgaagagaaagaagaaaag AGTCTATTGAAGAGAAGAAGGGACTGAACCTTCATCCAGAAACTCTTAACTACTCCCCCACTTTTGGAGAGGCCTCGGAGTATGACACAATCTCTTACTTAAAT agcATTGTACCAGAGGAAAATGCAGTAAATACACTTTATTCCACTGTGCAAATACTCCCAAAG GTGGAGAAATCCCACTCACTGCCCACGTTGCCAGACACACCAAGGAAATTTACCCATGAGAATGTCAACTAA
- the LOC101330085 gene encoding SLAM family member 7 isoform X1 codes for MLSSTACFTFIFLLCQLTGPAACGVLKKLVGALGGSVNFPLNLSADPIDSIIWVFNTTTLVTIQPKLADKKALIIVTQHRNKERVNFPHEGYSLKLSKLKKNDSGVYRVEIHSSTLQDPLTQEYELRVYEHLSKPKVIIGLQNNKNGTCITNLTCSMEQGGEDVTYSWKSLGQVTNESHSGSTLPISWRQEKSDMTFICMARNPISSNSSNPIFAWKLCEGAAGGLATTVILKLLLSLTLLCFIAPVLIILIIRRERRKESIEEKKGLNLHPETLNYSPTFGEASEYDTISYLNSIVPEENAVNTLYSTVQILPKQVEKSHSLPTLPDTPRKFTHENVN; via the exons ATGCTTTCTTCCACAGCATGCTTCACCTTCATCTTTCTCCTCTGCCAGCTCACAG GGCCAGCAGCCTGTGGAGTACTGAAAAAGCTAGTTGGTGCCCTTGGTGGGTCTGTGAATTTCCCACTGAATCTCTCAGCAGATCCAATTGACAGCATTATCTGGGTCTTCAACACAACCACTCTTGTCACCATACAGCCAAAGTTGGCAGACAAAAAAGCCCTTATCATAGTGACCCAACATCGTAACAAGGAAAGGGTGAATTTCCCACATGAAGGCTACTCCCTGAAGCTCAGCAAACTGAAGAAGAATGACTCAGGTGTCTACCGTGTGGAGATACACAGCTCAACCCTCCAGGATCCCCTAACCCAGGAGTATGAGCTGCGTGTCTATG AGCACCTGTCAAAGCCCAAAGTCATCATAGGTCTGCAGAACAATAAGAATGGCACATGTATAACCAATCTGACATGTTCCATGGAACAGGGAGGAGAGGATGTAACTTACAGCTGGAAGTCCCTGGGACAGGTGACCAATGAGTCCCATAGTGGCtccaccctccccatatcctggAGGCAGGAGAAAAGTGATATGACCTTCATCTGCATGGCCAGAAACCCCATCAGCAGCAACTCCTCAAACCCCATCTTTGCCTGGAAGCTCTGTGAAG GTGCTGCTGGTGGCCTGGCTACCACTGTGATCCTCAAACTTCTGTTGTCACTCACCCTGCTCTGTTTCATTGCACCGGTGCTAATTATTTTGATCATacgaagagaaagaagaaaag AGTCTATTGAAGAGAAGAAGGGACTGAACCTTCATCCAGAAACTCTTAACTACTCCCCCACTTTTGGAGAGGCCTCGGAGTATGACACAATCTCTTACTTAAAT agcATTGTACCAGAGGAAAATGCAGTAAATACACTTTATTCCACTGTGCAAATACTCCCAAAG CAGGTGGAGAAATCCCACTCACTGCCCACGTTGCCAGACACACCAAGGAAATTTACCCATGAGAATGTCAACTAA
- the LOC101330085 gene encoding SLAM family member 7 isoform X3 encodes MLSSTACFTFIFLLCQLTGPAACGVLKKLVGALGGSVNFPLNLSADPIDSIIWVFNTTTLVTIQPKLADKKALIIVTQHRNKERVNFPHEGYSLKLSKLKKNDSGVYRVEIHSSTLQDPLTQEYELRVYEHCTRGKCSKYTLFHCANTPKGGEIPLTAHVARHTKEIYP; translated from the exons ATGCTTTCTTCCACAGCATGCTTCACCTTCATCTTTCTCCTCTGCCAGCTCACAG GGCCAGCAGCCTGTGGAGTACTGAAAAAGCTAGTTGGTGCCCTTGGTGGGTCTGTGAATTTCCCACTGAATCTCTCAGCAGATCCAATTGACAGCATTATCTGGGTCTTCAACACAACCACTCTTGTCACCATACAGCCAAAGTTGGCAGACAAAAAAGCCCTTATCATAGTGACCCAACATCGTAACAAGGAAAGGGTGAATTTCCCACATGAAGGCTACTCCCTGAAGCTCAGCAAACTGAAGAAGAATGACTCAGGTGTCTACCGTGTGGAGATACACAGCTCAACCCTCCAGGATCCCCTAACCCAGGAGTATGAGCTGCGTGTCTATG agcATTGTACCAGAGGAAAATGCAGTAAATACACTTTATTCCACTGTGCAAATACTCCCAAAG GTGGAGAAATCCCACTCACTGCCCACGTTGCCAGACACACCAAGGAAATTTACCCATGA